The following coding sequences lie in one Vibrio casei genomic window:
- a CDS encoding TonB-dependent siderophore receptor, protein MTSLSPTLLSKAITRTFRPTLGLSFALFALPTFAEDNVNSDQLDTITVTASALKVETPLAETPRSVSVIDQDQLSIQQPTKLDEALRYQPGVMTQPYGSDNDTDWFKIRGFDAATYLDGNRLYNVGYYTWTLEPFGLEQIEVLKGPSAILYGEAPPGGVVNAVSKRPGYTEGGLVQLQVGNNNQQQIGVDVTSFVDDDGDVRFRLVGMMSERDGMLDDTDTNRVYLAPSLAWDISPDTSLTFLVSYKQDDGVPTNPFKPAYGTLIDTPEGKLDPSTNLGEPGYDKNENTQLSIAYEFEHHFNDVWQFKQNTRYAHTDLLLRSTYAFGSETSSDLARGIVYRDGTTDSYSMDNQAIANWSTARTENTFLFGVDLQRYSNDSMEADDWGTGFGGTTGNINSFNPVYGNYQPIDDRATPVDITKGQAGFYAQQQVKLDQKWIVKVGGRYDIVRLENESGSAKEDIHNTNFALSGGLMYVSDFGLTPYISYDESFEVIASIDPTTGNAYKPLEGQQTEAGFKYEPSFINGYFNLAWFDITQKNGLVTTQSVATQSGELTSQGVELDATFYVTDALLARANYTYTDAKTDMSAGTDPIRTPLIPRNMASTWLEYDFSHLGLDSFIVGAGARYMGSSVGHTSDGAGTLNVPSVTLFDAMARYDITPKWRAQVNVNNLTNKEYVASCDYYCYYGEEMTTTATLNYRW, encoded by the coding sequence ATGACATCGCTCTCCCCTACTCTTTTATCAAAAGCCATTACTCGTACTTTTCGGCCAACACTAGGTTTATCTTTTGCTCTTTTCGCATTACCCACTTTTGCTGAAGATAATGTCAACAGTGATCAACTCGACACTATCACGGTCACAGCTTCGGCCTTAAAAGTTGAAACCCCTCTTGCTGAAACACCTCGCAGTGTGTCCGTCATTGATCAAGACCAACTTTCTATTCAACAGCCGACTAAATTAGATGAAGCACTGCGCTATCAACCCGGTGTCATGACTCAACCTTATGGATCAGATAATGATACCGATTGGTTTAAGATCCGTGGTTTTGATGCGGCAACTTATCTAGATGGAAACCGTCTTTATAATGTTGGTTATTATACTTGGACATTAGAACCTTTTGGTTTAGAGCAAATCGAAGTGCTCAAAGGGCCTTCAGCGATTTTATACGGTGAAGCGCCTCCGGGTGGCGTAGTGAATGCGGTATCAAAAAGACCGGGTTATACCGAAGGTGGGTTAGTCCAACTTCAAGTAGGTAATAATAATCAGCAACAAATTGGTGTTGATGTCACCAGTTTTGTCGACGATGATGGTGATGTTCGTTTTCGTTTGGTAGGCATGATGAGTGAACGTGACGGCATGTTAGATGACACCGACACCAACCGTGTTTATCTTGCCCCTAGCTTAGCTTGGGATATCAGCCCAGATACCTCTTTAACTTTTTTAGTGTCTTATAAGCAAGATGATGGTGTTCCAACGAATCCATTTAAACCTGCTTACGGTACGCTTATTGATACACCTGAAGGCAAGCTAGATCCAAGTACTAACCTTGGCGAGCCTGGCTACGACAAAAATGAAAACACACAGCTTTCTATTGCCTATGAATTCGAGCATCACTTCAATGATGTTTGGCAGTTCAAGCAAAACACGCGTTATGCCCATACTGATTTATTACTTCGTAGCACCTATGCCTTCGGTAGCGAAACCAGTTCTGATTTAGCCCGTGGTATCGTTTATCGTGATGGAACCACCGATTCTTACAGTATGGATAACCAAGCGATTGCAAACTGGAGTACGGCTCGCACCGAGAATACATTCTTATTTGGTGTTGATTTACAACGTTATTCCAATGACAGTATGGAAGCCGATGATTGGGGAACTGGATTTGGTGGTACAACCGGTAATATCAACTCGTTTAATCCTGTCTACGGTAACTATCAACCAATTGATGACCGAGCGACCCCAGTCGATATCACTAAAGGTCAAGCGGGCTTTTATGCTCAGCAACAAGTTAAATTAGACCAGAAATGGATTGTAAAAGTCGGGGGCCGCTATGATATTGTTCGTCTAGAAAATGAAAGTGGTTCAGCAAAAGAAGACATTCATAACACCAACTTTGCACTAAGCGGTGGCTTAATGTACGTGTCTGATTTTGGCTTAACGCCATATATCAGCTATGACGAATCATTCGAAGTCATTGCTTCTATTGACCCTACAACGGGTAATGCTTATAAACCACTAGAAGGACAACAAACCGAAGCTGGTTTCAAGTATGAACCTAGTTTTATCAATGGCTACTTTAATTTAGCTTGGTTTGATATTACCCAGAAAAATGGCTTGGTCACCACTCAAAGTGTTGCGACACAAAGTGGTGAGCTGACTTCTCAAGGCGTTGAACTTGATGCTACTTTTTATGTCACCGATGCCTTATTAGCACGTGCAAACTACACTTATACCGATGCAAAAACAGACATGAGTGCAGGTACCGATCCAATTCGTACGCCGCTGATCCCACGAAACATGGCATCAACTTGGTTGGAATATGACTTTTCTCACCTAGGCTTAGATAGCTTTATCGTCGGCGCTGGCGCTCGCTATATGGGCAGCTCGGTTGGCCATACTTCCGATGGTGCTGGTACGCTAAATGTACCAAGTGTTACGTTATTTGATGCGATGGCTCGTTATGACATCACACCAAAATGGCGTGCTCAGGTGAATGTTAATAATTTAACCAACAAAGAATATGTGGCAAGCTGTGATTACTACTGTTATTACGGTGAAGAGATGACAACAACAGCGACGCTAAACTACCGCTGGTAA